The Heliangelus exortis chromosome 26, bHelExo1.hap1, whole genome shotgun sequence genome window below encodes:
- the ANKK1 gene encoding ankyrin repeat and protein kinase domain-containing protein 1 produces the protein MSGNSLPPYARQQEEELLSSSLLPPEQEADSQTALSAMTSERDRQLGSLTVFNKEDFEEDWIKVASGGFGHVYQVKHKRWRTVYAVKCSPYLLQDSHMERTSMNCLMEEATKMEKIKFQHIVTIYGVCNSPLGIVMEYMARGSLEKILPTHKMSWQLKFRVIHEMGLAMNFLHSMTPPLLHLDLKPGNILLDGNMHVKISDFGLSKWMEQSSPMQYIESSALRGTLSYIPPEMFLQNSKPPGIKYDVYSFGIVIWEVLMQKKPYAGANMMAIIVKVAAGKRPCLEPISDDWPGECQQMVDLMKRCWDQDPKQRPSFTDIPVETDMLLALIQSLVVDPENERLVRKMSQKPAISGNQQSDKEEIAFTQDTRSDETDNQEVHIPPSYSEAESPEDILPEEISRTHENGLTLLHLMVIQGNIKKVKFLLSCKANVNSQAVCGYTPLIMAVQKRSPEICSVLIEHDADINMPDDDGWTPLHFAAQNGDDRIVRLLLDHQAQVNAQEHGGWTPLHLASQNNFENVARVLLSRQADSNTQEADGKTALHVAACFGHVSLVKLLANQGADLEKKQKNHRTPLHVAVERGKFRVVHYLLKNGTCVNSLDQNHYSALHLAVVRGKYLICEKLIKYGANVELRTDKGWTPLHLASFKGHIEIIHLLKNSQAKLNARGSMDWTPLHLAARYSDEPVVCELLRCGADPNIAERSEWAPLHFAVQRGSFLTVINLLECKADVNAKNKVGWTPLHLAVLKGNMAIIKTLIKAGALLDVEDITGCTALQLAIRHQRENIITLLQSKDSAMSKSENRTLVNDAKISRPRFVRGRTDL, from the exons ATGTCAGGTAACTCCCTACCTCCCTAtgcaaggcagcaggaggaagagctcctttcttcttctctgcttccaCCTGAGCAGGAGGCAGACAGCCAGACTGCCCTTTCTGCCATGACTTCGGAGAGAGACCGGCAGCTGGGCAGCTTAACTGTCTTTAATAAGGAAGATTTTGAAGAAGATTGGATTAAAGTGGCCAGCGGAGGCTTTGGGCACGTCTACCAGGTCAAGCACAAGAGGTGGAGAACAGTTTATGCAGTGAAATGCTCTCCCTACCTGCTGCAGGACTCACACATGGAGAG gacCAGCATGAACTGCCTAATGGAAGAGGCAACCAAGATGGAGAAAATCAAGTTCCAGCACATTGTCACTATCTATGGGGTCTGCAACAGCCCTCTGGGGATAGTGATGGAATATATGGCAAGGGGGTCCTTGGAGAAAATTCTTCCCACTCACAAAATGTCATGGCAGCTCAAATTCCGAGTTATTCATGAGATGGGCTTGGCCATGAATTTCCTGCATAGCATGACACCTCCTTTGCTGCACTTAGATCTAAAACCAGGGAACATTCTCCTAGATGGGAATATGCATGTCAAG ATCTCAGACTTTGGGCTGTCGAAGTGGATGGAGCAGTCAAGCCCCATGCAGTATATTGAAAGCTCTGCTTTGAGAGGCACTTTGAGCTACATCCCCCCAGAAATGTTTCTCCAAAACAGCAAGCCCCCAGGAATCAAATATGATGTGTACAG CTTTGGCATTGTCATCTGGGAGGTGCTTATGCAGAAGAAACCTTATGCAG gagcaAACATGATGGCAATTATAGTCAAGGTTGCAGCAGGGAAGAGGCCCTGCCTAGAACCCATCAGTGATGACTGGCCAGGGGAATGCCAGCAGATGGTTGACCTGATGAAGAGGTGTTGGGATCAAGACCCTAAACAGAGGCCAAGCTTTACAG ATATCCCAGTGGAGACAGACATGCTGCTGGCACTGATACAAAGCCTTGTGGTAGATCCAGAGAACGAGCGCCTTGTTAGGAAGATGTCCCAGAAACCTGCCATCTCTGGGAACCAGCAG AGTGACAAAGAGGAGATCGCCTTCACCCAAGACACCAGAAGTGATG AAACCGATAATCAGGAGGTTCATATTCCACCTTCTTACAGTGAGGCTGAAAGCCCAGAGGACATCCTGCCTGAGGAAATCTCTAGGACCCATGAAAATGGCCTCACCTTGCTTCACCTCATGGTGATCCAGGGAAACATCAAGAAGGTGAAGTTTCTTCTGAGCTGTAAAGCAAACGTGAACAGCCAGGCAGTCTGTGGGTACACCCCACTCATTATGGCTGTGCAGAAGAGGTCACCAGAGATCTGCTCAGTTCTGATAGAGCACGATGCAGACATCAACATGCCCGATGATGATGGTTGGACACCTCTCCACTTTGCTGCTCAGAACGGGGACGACAGAATCGTCCGCCTCCTGCTGGACCACCAGGCTCAGGTGAATGCTCAGGAGCACGGGGGATGGACCCCCCTGCACCTGGCATCACAGAACAACTTTGAGAACGTGGCCCGAGTGCTGCTGTCTCGCCAGGCTGACTCCAACACCCAGGAGGCTGATGGAAAAACTGCCCTCCACGTGGCAGCTTGCTTTGGACACGTCAGCCTGGTGAAGCTGCTTGCCAATCAAGGAGCAGAcctggagaaaaagcagaagaatcacagaacccCACTTCACGTGGCCGTGGAGAGGGGGAAGTTCAGGGTAGTCCATTATTTGCTGAAGAACGGGACGTGTGTCAACAGCCTGGACCAAAACCATTACAGTGCCCTGCACCTGGCTGTGGTGAGGGGGAAATACCTCATCTGTGAGAAGCTCATCAAATACGGAGCCAACGTGGAGCTGAGGACAGACAAAGGTTGGACTCCCCTGCACCTGGCTTCTTTCAAAGGACACATTGAAATCATCCACCTGCTGAAAAACAGCCAGGCCAAGCTGAATGCCAGGGGGAGCATGGACTGGACACCACTTCACCTGGCTGCTCGCTACAGCGATGAGCCAGTGGTCTGTGAACTTTTGAGGTGTGGGGCAGATCCCAACATTGCTGAGAGGTCAGAGTGGGCCCCCCTGCATTTTGCAGTCCAGCGGGGCTCTTTCTTGACTGTCATCAACCTGCTGGAGTGCAAGGCAGACGTCAATGCTAAGAACAAAGTGGGCTGGACACCCTTGCACCTTGCTGTCCTCAAGGGCAACATGGCCATTATCAAGACCTTGATTaaggcaggagctctgctggaTGTGGAAGATATCACTGGCTGTacagccctgcagctggcaATCAGGCATCAGAGAGAAAACATCATCACACTGCTTCAAAGCAAGGACTCAGCCATGAGTAAATCTGAGAACAGGACCCTGGTGAATGATGCTAAGATTTCAAGACCCAGATTTGTTCGAGGAAGGACAGATTTGTAG